A section of the Mesobacillus jeotgali genome encodes:
- a CDS encoding diacylglycerol kinase family protein, which produces MALDADNRRKHPLASSFKFGFEGIATAAARERNVQIHAAISVIVIISGFFFSINKFEWIAIILCIGGMISMEMMNTAIERTVDMYTEEFHPLAKQAKDIAAGAVLVFAIASVIIGMIIFLPKISAWLS; this is translated from the coding sequence ATGGCCTTGGACGCTGATAATCGGAGGAAGCACCCCTTAGCTTCCTCCTTCAAATTTGGTTTCGAAGGAATCGCCACAGCTGCAGCCAGGGAAAGAAATGTGCAAATCCACGCTGCAATTTCTGTTATAGTCATCATATCCGGATTCTTTTTTTCAATTAACAAATTCGAATGGATTGCAATCATTCTGTGTATTGGCGGAATGATTTCGATGGAAATGATGAATACAGCAATTGAAAGAACGGTTGATATGTATACAGAGGAGTTCCACCCTCTAGCAAAACAGGCGAAAGATATAGCTGCCGGTGCGGTCCTTGTTTTTGCAATCGCCAGTGTCATCATCGGTATGATTATATTTCTGCCAAAAATTTCAGCCTGGTTGAGTTAG
- the ybeY gene encoding rRNA maturation RNase YbeY translates to MNLEIDFLDETNELSKEEAEEIEKLLNYAAVNENVQGGSELSVTFVSNERIQEINREYRDKDRSTDVISFAMEEIGEGEIEIIGEEIPRVLGDIIISIPKAREQAEEYNHSFMRELGFLAVHGFLHLLGYDHMNEQDEKKMFDRQKDILEGYGLGR, encoded by the coding sequence ATGAATTTAGAAATCGACTTTTTGGATGAAACAAATGAATTATCAAAAGAAGAAGCAGAAGAAATTGAAAAGCTTTTGAATTATGCTGCTGTAAATGAGAATGTCCAGGGAGGAAGCGAGCTTTCTGTGACATTTGTATCAAATGAACGAATTCAGGAAATCAACCGGGAATATCGTGATAAAGATCGTTCGACGGATGTCATCTCCTTTGCCATGGAGGAAATTGGAGAAGGTGAAATCGAAATCATCGGGGAGGAAATTCCTCGTGTGCTTGGCGATATCATCATTTCCATTCCAAAGGCCAGGGAGCAGGCAGAGGAATATAACCATTCCTTCATGAGGGAACTGGGGTTTCTAGCGGTCCATGGATTCCTGCATTTATTAGGCTATGATCATATGAATGAACAGGATGAAAAGAAAATGTTTGACAGGCAAAAGGATATACTTGAAGGATATGGCCTTGGACGCTGA